A genome region from Clostridium pasteurianum includes the following:
- a CDS encoding XTP/dITP diphosphatase: protein MKKVIIASNNQNKIKEIKEILSDFPLEVVSLKEEKIDIEVEENGSTFMENAYKKAYEIYKLKKDCMVMADDSGLMVDVLDGKPGIYSARFAGVHGDSEKNNEKLLSLLKGIPFEKRTAKFVCAIVFIVNGENIIKVSGEVTGYITDKEKGDSGFGYDPLFYIPKFNKTFAELVSDEKNSISHRAVALKNLCAEIKKLNWRD, encoded by the coding sequence ATGAAAAAAGTTATAATTGCAAGTAATAATCAGAATAAAATAAAAGAAATAAAAGAAATATTAAGTGATTTTCCACTGGAAGTAGTATCTCTTAAAGAAGAAAAAATTGATATTGAAGTAGAGGAAAATGGAAGTACTTTTATGGAAAATGCATATAAAAAAGCATATGAAATATATAAACTAAAAAAAGATTGTATGGTTATGGCAGATGATTCGGGGCTTATGGTAGATGTTCTTGATGGTAAACCTGGTATATATTCAGCGAGATTTGCAGGTGTACATGGAGATTCTGAGAAAAATAATGAAAAATTGCTTTCTCTCCTAAAAGGCATTCCATTTGAGAAAAGAACTGCAAAGTTTGTATGCGCTATTGTTTTTATAGTGAATGGGGAAAATATTATAAAAGTATCAGGAGAAGTAACTGGCTATATCACTGATAAGGAAAAGGGAGATAGTGGATTTGGATATGACCCTCTTTTTTATATTCCTAAATTCAACAAAACATTTGCAGAATTAGTAAGTGATGAAAAAAACTCAATAAGTCATAGAGCAGTTGCACTTAAAAATTTATGTGCAGAGATAAAAAAACTAAATTGGAGGGATTAA
- a CDS encoding metallophosphoesterase, whose product MLIAVMSDTHMSKGNIKKACDSLKNVDTIIHLGDNVQDVDEIKKYYDGQIIYISGNCDFCKIPSEKTFILGGKKFFITHGHKYGVKYDTFKLEYKAKEVGADIVLFGHTHVPYVSLEDGVWYVNPGSVSYSRSGSNSFAYVEINSETIHPIINNL is encoded by the coding sequence GTGCTTATAGCAGTTATGAGTGATACACATATGTCTAAAGGTAATATAAAAAAAGCATGTGACTCTCTAAAAAATGTGGATACAATTATACATTTAGGAGATAATGTGCAAGATGTGGATGAGATTAAAAAATATTATGACGGGCAAATAATATATATTAGCGGAAATTGTGATTTTTGCAAAATACCATCTGAAAAAACTTTTATTCTTGGTGGTAAAAAATTTTTTATAACTCATGGACATAAATATGGTGTGAAATATGACACATTTAAATTAGAATATAAAGCTAAAGAAGTAGGTGCGGATATTGTGCTTTTTGGGCATACACATGTACCTTATGTTTCTCTAGAAGATGGTGTATGGTACGTAAATCCTGGTAGTGTATCTTACTCCAGAAGTGGAAGTAATAGTTTTGCATATGTGGAAATAAATAGTGAAACGATACACCCTATAATAAATAATTTATAA
- a CDS encoding phenylacetate--CoA ligase family protein: protein MIWDKKNECMSREEMRAIQGKRLVHTVEYVYHNVPFYRKKMHELGLEPGDIKGIDDLSKLPFTTKQDIKNNYPYGLFAVPTNEIVRLNSSSGTTGHPIVVGYTKKDLVTWSEVVARCLSAYGINSHDFVQVAYGYGLFTGGIGLHYGVEKIGATVIPISSGNTKKQIQIMKDFGTTVLACTPSYALHLAETMHEMGIKNEDLNLKLGIFGAEPWTENMRKRLEQNLNIKAMDIYGLSEIIGPGVAFDCEMQNGLHINEDHFIPEIINPSTFEVLPYGSQGEIVFTAVTKEALPLIRYRTRDLTTLHNEKCECGRSLIKMEKCLKRSDDMLIIRGVNVFPTQIESVLLENKETKPHYMLLVDRVNDLDTLEILAEVNEEFFSNDIKKLKIITKKIKHNIESVLGISIKLKLVKPNTIERNEGKAKRTIDRRIL from the coding sequence ATGATTTGGGATAAAAAAAACGAATGCATGAGTCGTGAAGAAATGAGAGCAATTCAAGGAAAAAGACTTGTACATACCGTTGAATATGTTTATCATAACGTACCATTTTATAGAAAAAAAATGCATGAATTAGGGCTGGAGCCTGGAGATATTAAAGGAATTGATGATTTATCAAAGCTTCCTTTTACTACAAAACAGGATATAAAGAATAATTATCCTTATGGTCTATTTGCAGTTCCAACAAATGAGATAGTAAGGCTTAATTCATCCTCAGGAACAACCGGTCACCCTATTGTAGTAGGATATACAAAAAAAGATTTAGTAACCTGGTCTGAGGTAGTAGCAAGATGTCTTTCTGCTTATGGAATAAATAGCCATGATTTTGTTCAAGTGGCATACGGCTATGGACTCTTTACAGGAGGAATTGGGCTACATTATGGAGTGGAGAAAATCGGTGCTACAGTAATACCAATTTCATCCGGAAACACAAAAAAACAAATACAAATAATGAAAGATTTTGGTACTACTGTACTTGCTTGCACACCTTCTTATGCCCTCCATTTAGCTGAAACAATGCATGAAATGGGAATTAAAAATGAAGACCTTAATCTAAAACTTGGTATTTTTGGTGCTGAACCTTGGACAGAAAATATGAGAAAGAGGCTTGAACAAAATCTAAATATTAAGGCAATGGACATTTATGGCCTTAGTGAAATAATAGGACCCGGTGTCGCTTTTGATTGTGAAATGCAAAATGGACTTCATATAAATGAAGATCACTTTATTCCTGAAATTATAAATCCTAGTACTTTTGAGGTTCTTCCTTATGGATCACAGGGTGAAATAGTTTTTACAGCTGTTACAAAAGAGGCATTACCTCTTATAAGGTACAGGACTAGAGATTTAACTACGCTTCATAATGAAAAATGTGAATGTGGTAGGAGTCTTATCAAAATGGAAAAATGTTTAAAAAGAAGCGATGATATGCTCATTATTAGAGGCGTTAATGTTTTTCCTACTCAAATTGAAAGTGTATTACTCGAAAACAAAGAAACTAAACCTCACTATATGTTACTTGTTGATAGAGTAAACGACTTGGATACTTTAGAAATTTTGGCTGAAGTCAATGAAGAATTTTTCTCAAATGATATTAAAAAACTCAAAATAATTACTAAAAAAATTAAACATAACATTGAATCTGTCTTAGGCATAAGCATAAAACTAAAGTTAGTTAAACCAAATACTATTGAAAGAAATGAAGGAAAAGCTAAAAGAACAATTGATAGAAGAATACTATAA